One region of Limnospira fusiformis SAG 85.79 genomic DNA includes:
- a CDS encoding DUF2079 domain-containing protein: MRKALFPPYSLPLIIFLTSLVLFFGSSWRHALFQSNAFDLGIFDNGIYLISQGEKPFVTFRGIHILGDHAAWILYPIALLYKLYPDVHWLFAVQAIALSVGAIPTQWLALQAGLKPTQANLMAIVYLLYPLIFNVNLFDFHPEVIALPLLLVAVYQARAKQVLWFSLVVLVILGCKAVLSLTVAAMGVWLFLFENRRRCGAIAIILGLTWFIIATGIIIPHFSGGQPEAVARYGELGNSVTEIAKNLFLKPRLVARQLFTLANLEYLLLLILPLLWGLSPRHLTPIIGALPILALNLLSSSLQQKNLTQHYSVPILPFLLLAVISALGSNSHWLRNPRHIMLWSLLAFLALAKYGYFWSRYLEHFDTVSPSREAVALVNSPGSVLTADHIAPHLTHRQILMLATQGAESLDLTQFEWVLLNSTYPGWNSSQELVDGLIVKLQNIPEFQLGYSRDGVLLFHRDTSPKN; the protein is encoded by the coding sequence TTCCTTACCCCTAATCATTTTCCTAACTAGCTTAGTCCTATTTTTTGGTAGCAGTTGGCGACACGCCCTATTTCAGTCCAACGCCTTCGATTTAGGAATTTTCGATAATGGCATTTATCTAATTAGCCAAGGCGAGAAACCCTTTGTCACCTTTCGGGGTATCCACATACTCGGCGACCATGCAGCTTGGATTTTATACCCCATAGCGCTGCTTTACAAGCTATATCCCGATGTACACTGGCTGTTTGCAGTCCAAGCCATAGCCCTATCAGTCGGGGCGATACCAACCCAATGGCTGGCTTTACAGGCGGGTTTAAAGCCAACCCAAGCTAACTTAATGGCGATAGTTTATTTGCTATATCCCCTGATTTTCAACGTCAACTTATTCGACTTTCACCCAGAAGTTATCGCGCTTCCCCTGTTATTGGTCGCCGTTTACCAAGCCAGGGCGAAACAAGTCCTGTGGTTTTCCCTAGTGGTCCTGGTAATTTTGGGCTGTAAAGCCGTCCTGTCCCTAACCGTGGCGGCGATGGGAGTTTGGTTATTCCTATTTGAAAACAGACGTAGATGTGGTGCGATCGCCATAATTTTAGGGCTGACATGGTTTATAATCGCCACAGGTATCATCATCCCCCACTTCAGCGGCGGTCAACCCGAAGCCGTCGCGCGATATGGTGAATTAGGTAACTCAGTCACAGAAATTGCCAAAAACCTCTTCTTAAAACCCCGACTGGTGGCGCGACAACTCTTCACATTAGCCAACCTAGAATATCTCTTGCTATTGATACTTCCCCTGCTGTGGGGACTCTCACCCCGCCATTTAACCCCCATCATCGGCGCATTACCAATTTTAGCCCTTAACCTCCTTAGCAGTAGTCTCCAACAAAAAAACCTCACCCAGCATTATTCTGTCCCCATACTGCCATTTTTGTTACTAGCCGTAATTTCCGCCCTAGGGAGTAACTCCCATTGGCTACGAAACCCCCGCCATATTATGTTATGGTCGCTACTAGCTTTCTTGGCTTTAGCTAAATACGGTTATTTTTGGTCGCGATATCTCGAACATTTTGACACTGTTTCCCCCTCGCGGGAAGCTGTCGCCCTCGTCAACAGTCCCGGAAGCGTCTTAACCGCAGACCATATCGCCCCCCACCTTACCCACCGCCAGATTTTGATGTTGGCTACCCAAGGGGCGGAAAGTTTGGACCTCACCCAGTTTGAGTGGGTCTTACTAAACTCTACTTACCCAGGCTGGAATAGTTCACAGGAACTTGTGGACGGTCTCATCGTCAAACTTCAAAATATCCCAGAGTTTCAATTGGGATATAGTCGCGACGGGGTACTTTTATTTCACCGGGACACCTCCCCGAAAAATTAA